A region of Pseudomonas sp. Marseille-Q3773 DNA encodes the following proteins:
- the leuA gene encoding 2-isopropylmalate synthase, which translates to MMLKDPSTKYRHFATVDLPDRTWPGKVQKVAPTWCSVDMRDGNQALIEPMNAERKRRFFDLLVKVGFKQIEVGFPAASQTDFDYLRELIESGAIPDDVTIQVMTQARTHLIERTFEALKGAPRAIVHVYNATAPVFREVVFGVDRAGCIDIATQATREIKALMQANPQTQWTYQYSPETFCFTELDFGLEICEAVIDEFQPTPSNKMILNLPTTVEVSTANVFADQIEWFCRHVKKRDSVVISVHPHNDRGTGVATAEQACLAGAERVEGTLFGNGERTGNVDILTLAMNLYTSGISPELDFSDIIHVQREVEHCNQLPTHPRHPYAGELVFTAFSGSHQDAIKKGFAHRRNNPDGYWEIPYLPIDPADMGRSYEAVIRVNSQSGKGGVAYLLEQQGIVLPRRLQMEFSGLVQRVADAKGQEVTSEMILSCFTEDYLQQGKPYTLIQPAVTSDDAGTYINAQLAFDGGRITLAGKGNGPLAGLVNAFAAQGLNFDIADYHEHAVRDGAQAEAIAYVEIRVNGQLLFGVGKDNSSLQASLQAVVSAVCRATRQGLLEPIGDAVAMA; encoded by the coding sequence ATGATGTTGAAGGACCCTTCCACCAAGTACCGTCATTTCGCCACCGTGGATCTCCCTGATCGCACCTGGCCGGGCAAGGTACAGAAAGTGGCACCCACCTGGTGCAGTGTCGATATGCGAGACGGCAACCAGGCCCTGATAGAACCGATGAATGCCGAGCGCAAGCGCCGTTTCTTCGACCTTCTGGTCAAGGTGGGCTTCAAGCAGATCGAGGTCGGCTTCCCGGCTGCCTCGCAGACCGACTTCGATTACCTGCGCGAGTTGATAGAAAGCGGTGCAATCCCTGACGACGTCACGATCCAGGTCATGACCCAGGCCCGCACCCACCTGATCGAACGCACCTTCGAAGCGCTCAAGGGCGCGCCGCGGGCGATCGTGCATGTCTACAATGCCACCGCCCCGGTGTTCCGCGAGGTCGTGTTCGGTGTCGATCGCGCGGGCTGCATCGATATCGCCACCCAGGCCACTCGCGAGATCAAGGCGCTGATGCAGGCCAACCCGCAAACCCAGTGGACCTACCAGTATTCGCCGGAAACCTTCTGTTTCACCGAACTGGATTTCGGCCTGGAAATCTGTGAAGCGGTCATCGACGAGTTTCAGCCAACCCCGTCCAACAAGATGATCCTCAACCTGCCCACCACCGTCGAGGTGTCCACCGCCAACGTGTTCGCCGACCAGATCGAGTGGTTCTGCCGCCATGTGAAAAAACGCGACAGCGTGGTCATCAGCGTGCATCCGCACAATGACCGTGGCACCGGGGTCGCTACCGCCGAACAAGCCTGCCTGGCGGGTGCCGAACGGGTCGAAGGGACATTGTTCGGTAACGGTGAGCGCACCGGTAACGTCGATATCCTGACCTTGGCCATGAACCTGTATACCAGCGGTATCAGCCCCGAGCTGGACTTTTCGGACATCATCCATGTTCAGCGCGAGGTCGAGCATTGCAACCAGCTGCCCACCCACCCCCGTCACCCATATGCCGGTGAGTTGGTGTTCACTGCATTCTCCGGGTCGCACCAGGACGCCATCAAGAAGGGCTTCGCGCATCGACGTAACAACCCCGACGGCTACTGGGAAATTCCCTACCTGCCGATCGATCCGGCCGATATGGGCCGTAGCTACGAGGCGGTGATCCGCGTCAACAGCCAGTCGGGCAAGGGCGGGGTCGCCTATTTGCTGGAGCAGCAGGGCATCGTGCTGCCGCGTCGCCTGCAGATGGAGTTCAGTGGCCTGGTTCAGCGCGTCGCCGACGCCAAGGGCCAGGAAGTGACCAGCGAGATGATCCTGTCCTGCTTTACCGAGGACTACCTGCAGCAGGGCAAGCCCTACACCCTGATCCAGCCCGCGGTCACCAGTGACGATGCCGGCACCTACATCAATGCACAGTTGGCGTTCGACGGCGGCCGGATAACGCTTGCCGGCAAAGGCAACGGGCCGCTGGCCGGGTTGGTCAATGCCTTCGCCGCCCAGGGGCTGAACTTCGACATCGCGGACTACCATGAGCATGCGGTGCGTGATGGTGCCCAGGCCGAAGCCATTGCCTACGTGGAAATCCGCGTCAACGGCCAGTTGCTGTTCGGCGTCGGCAAGGACAACAGCAGCTTGCAAGCCTCGCTGCAGGCGGTGGTCAGCGCCGTGTGCAGGGCGACACGCCAGGGGCTGCTCGAGCCGATAGGCGACGCGGTCGCCATGGCTTGA
- a CDS encoding helix-turn-helix transcriptional regulator, whose product MEALGMDYGHGEVVGSHCHADDQLIYAARGVMRVCSESGSWVIPCGHALWVPAGVSHEIRMEGDVSMRTLLLSSRVDHCQVIVVSGLLRELILAASRMLGQRDESLGEHVRALIQGELETAERINAYVPVPRHARLRAWCERFFDDPAQELTLEQCGEQLNMSARSVARLFQREVGMSYGEWRARTRMMLSQRCLADGMPIMNVALEHGYQSASAFAAVFKRILGYTPSDWQVSIQENAAPHAH is encoded by the coding sequence ATGGAAGCGTTAGGAATGGACTATGGGCATGGCGAGGTGGTGGGTAGCCACTGCCACGCCGATGATCAGCTGATCTACGCCGCCAGGGGCGTGATGCGCGTGTGCAGTGAGAGTGGCAGCTGGGTAATACCCTGCGGGCACGCGCTATGGGTGCCCGCAGGGGTGAGCCACGAGATCCGCATGGAAGGTGACGTTTCCATGCGTACCTTGCTGCTCAGCTCGCGGGTCGACCACTGCCAGGTGATCGTGGTTTCCGGGTTGCTGCGCGAACTGATTCTGGCCGCTTCGCGCATGCTCGGGCAACGCGACGAATCACTCGGCGAACATGTCCGTGCACTGATCCAGGGCGAGCTGGAAACGGCCGAACGGATCAACGCCTATGTACCGGTGCCCCGGCATGCAAGGCTACGCGCCTGGTGCGAACGCTTCTTCGACGACCCCGCGCAGGAACTGACACTGGAGCAGTGTGGCGAGCAACTGAACATGAGCGCCCGCAGTGTTGCCAGGCTGTTCCAGCGCGAAGTCGGCATGTCCTACGGTGAATGGCGTGCGCGCACACGGATGATGCTGAGCCAGCGCTGCCTGGCGGATGGCATGCCGATCATGAACGTCGCCCTGGAGCATGGCTACCAGAGTGCCAGCGCCTTTGCCGCCGTGTTCAAGCGGATCCTCGGTTATACCCCCAGCGACTGGCAGGTCAGCATCCAGGAGAACGCTGCGCCACACGCGCATTGA
- a CDS encoding TolC family protein yields the protein MPVSRSFPFLAAIGMIACLSACARAPLAKPGPTLPTDALASLPAGTSRQTLPEGWWMLYHDPQLNSWVQRSLAHNQDLAQAEANVRALLAGIDEFDAQRWPSTSTSFAATYGKSADDQTLAEATDSHAPSQWTSNPGIELAYQVDVWGQVRDTIERAKAQADASREAMGQVRLEVVAQTTRAYIDQCVYGARLQEARQSLQTLDRSLQLSERQRQGGIATELDGERLLSLREQVKASLPMIEARRRMAVYELAMLSGEEPAAFASETAACRTIPSLDAPLPAGDGWHLLERRPDVRKAERELHAAALDVDIVRADLYPKVSFGASLTSSDHHLANLGDSSAVMFAVGPLIRWEFPNLKANRARVRKAQALQEAALARYRGTALAALKDVRQALARYDGERQRLAALQAALAHSQRGFDLASVNQRAGTLDALQLLDAERDLISVRDRHVQAQGGLARAQINLFRALGGGWQQAAAPDSARGLAADTGKQP from the coding sequence ATGCCTGTTTCGCGTTCATTTCCCTTCCTGGCTGCCATTGGCATGATTGCCTGCCTGTCGGCTTGCGCACGTGCCCCGCTGGCCAAGCCTGGGCCAACGTTGCCGACCGATGCGCTCGCCAGCCTGCCCGCCGGCACAAGCAGGCAAACCCTGCCCGAAGGCTGGTGGATGCTTTACCACGACCCGCAGCTCAATAGTTGGGTGCAGCGTTCGCTGGCGCATAACCAGGACCTGGCGCAAGCCGAGGCGAACGTGCGGGCTTTGCTGGCCGGTATCGACGAGTTCGATGCACAGCGCTGGCCGTCGACCTCCACCAGTTTTGCTGCGACCTATGGCAAGAGCGCTGACGACCAGACCCTGGCGGAGGCCACCGACAGTCACGCGCCTTCGCAGTGGACGTCCAATCCAGGTATCGAGCTGGCCTATCAGGTCGACGTGTGGGGGCAGGTACGCGACACCATCGAACGGGCCAAGGCGCAGGCCGATGCCTCGCGCGAAGCCATGGGGCAGGTGCGTCTGGAGGTCGTTGCGCAAACCACGCGCGCCTATATCGATCAATGTGTCTATGGCGCCCGTCTGCAGGAAGCCAGGCAGTCCTTGCAGACGCTGGACAGGAGCCTGCAACTGAGCGAGCGCCAGCGCCAGGGCGGCATCGCCACCGAACTCGACGGGGAACGCCTGCTGAGCCTGCGCGAGCAGGTCAAGGCCAGCCTGCCGATGATCGAGGCGCGCCGGCGCATGGCGGTGTACGAACTGGCCATGCTCAGTGGCGAGGAGCCCGCAGCGTTTGCCAGCGAGACCGCTGCCTGCCGGACCATTCCTTCGCTGGATGCCCCTCTGCCGGCCGGCGATGGCTGGCATCTGCTCGAGCGGCGCCCGGATGTGCGCAAGGCCGAGCGTGAGCTTCACGCCGCGGCGCTGGACGTGGACATCGTCAGGGCCGATCTGTACCCGAAGGTCAGTTTCGGTGCTTCGCTGACGTCCTCCGATCATCATCTGGCCAACCTGGGTGACAGCAGCGCGGTGATGTTCGCTGTCGGGCCGCTGATCCGTTGGGAGTTTCCCAACCTCAAGGCCAACCGCGCACGGGTGCGCAAGGCGCAAGCCTTGCAGGAGGCCGCGCTTGCCCGCTATCGCGGTACTGCCTTGGCGGCGCTCAAGGACGTGCGCCAGGCGTTGGCCCGCTACGACGGCGAGCGCCAACGCCTGGCGGCGCTGCAGGCGGCATTGGCGCACAGCCAGCGTGGCTTCGACCTGGCTTCGGTCAACCAGCGTGCCGGTACCCTCGATGCCTTGCAGTTGCTTGATGCAGAGCGCGACCTGATCAGCGTTCGCGATCGTCATGTGCAGGCCCAAGGTGGGCTTGCCCGTGCACAGATCAATTTGTTCCGGGCCCTGGGTGGAGGCTGGCAACAGGCAGCAGCACCTGATTCGGCCCGTGGGTTAGCTGCCGATACTGGAAAACAACCATGA
- a CDS encoding HlyD family secretion protein, with protein MNVAVDEPVLANDGRQDDAVSRKRARRKLALYGGGGLLLAGLLLAAGYWYSTGRYMQTTDDAYVRADWVTSSSRVAGFVAKVEVDDDQPVKAGDVLVRLQDRDYRARLEQARAEVAEAHAAFAAAQALAQVAGERIEQQQQAIVQAESLLKSADAERRRSELDVERYKGLVRDSAATEQRLETANASAVQARAAWQGAQAQLRERRSQLAMAKAQAVYAEAQVRQHQAGQASAEARLLLAEQDQQDTLIRAPIDGVVGQRRVRAGQHVVAGQPLLAVVPLQQTYIVANYKETQLARMQPGQPVQISVDSYSDRQLHGRVASFSPASGNVFALLPSDNATGNFTKIVQRFPVRILLDQPVNGQPIRPGMSVVTTVDTRPVEPADEH; from the coding sequence ATGAATGTTGCTGTTGACGAACCGGTTCTGGCCAACGATGGCCGCCAGGATGATGCTGTTTCCCGCAAGCGGGCCCGGCGCAAGCTGGCGTTGTACGGCGGGGGGGGTCTGCTGCTGGCCGGGTTGCTGCTGGCCGCCGGGTACTGGTACAGCACCGGGCGCTACATGCAGACCACTGATGACGCGTATGTACGTGCCGACTGGGTTACCTCGAGCTCGCGCGTGGCGGGCTTCGTCGCCAAGGTCGAGGTGGACGATGATCAGCCAGTCAAGGCGGGCGACGTGCTGGTGCGCCTGCAGGACCGCGACTACCGCGCGCGGCTCGAGCAGGCCAGGGCCGAGGTGGCAGAAGCCCACGCCGCGTTCGCTGCAGCCCAGGCCCTTGCCCAGGTGGCCGGCGAGCGCATCGAGCAACAGCAGCAGGCTATCGTGCAGGCTGAATCGCTGTTGAAGAGCGCCGATGCCGAGCGCCGCCGCAGCGAACTGGACGTCGAGCGTTACAAGGGCCTGGTGCGTGACAGTGCGGCCACCGAGCAGCGCCTCGAAACAGCCAACGCCAGTGCCGTGCAGGCTCGGGCAGCCTGGCAGGGGGCGCAGGCGCAATTGCGCGAGCGTCGCTCCCAGCTGGCGATGGCCAAGGCCCAGGCCGTGTACGCCGAGGCGCAGGTCAGGCAGCACCAGGCCGGGCAGGCCAGTGCCGAGGCCCGGTTGCTGCTGGCGGAACAGGACCAGCAGGACACGCTGATCCGTGCCCCGATCGACGGCGTCGTCGGCCAGCGTCGGGTACGTGCCGGGCAGCATGTGGTGGCCGGGCAGCCGTTGCTGGCGGTGGTGCCGCTGCAGCAGACCTATATCGTGGCCAACTACAAGGAAACCCAGTTGGCGCGCATGCAGCCAGGGCAGCCAGTGCAAATCAGCGTCGACAGCTATTCGGACCGGCAGCTGCACGGGCGGGTGGCGAGTTTTTCACCCGCTTCGGGCAACGTGTTCGCGCTGCTGCCGTCCGACAATGCCACGGGCAACTTCACCAAGATCGTGCAGCGCTTTCCGGTGCGTATCCTGCTGGACCAGCCGGTCAACGGACAGCCTATCCGGCCAGGCATGTCGGTGGTGACAACCGTCGACACGCGGCCCGTGGAGCCTGCGGATGAGCACTGA
- a CDS encoding MDR family MFS transporter: MSTEQPVSLRAWVAVLGGLFGCFMAGMNVHVTSAALPEIRGSLGASFEEGSWISTAYLVAEIVMIPLTAWLVEVFSMRRVMWTGSFIFLLASIACSWAPNLEAMIIIRVIQGAAGAVLIPLSFQLIITELPASKMAMGMALFSLANSVAQAAGPSIGGWLTDAYSWRWIFYLQLAPGIALLAAISWSIEARPMKLELLRHGDWVGIAAMVVGLGGLQIVLEEGGRLDWFGSRFIVAMAVVAAIALVVFVGTQLYGKRAFINLRLLGHYNFGVASIAMFIFGAATFGLVFLVPNYLSQLQGFSASDVGVALIAYGVVQLLLAPLMPRLMAWTSAKFMVASGFLIMALGCWMGASLNADSADNIIIPSTVVRGIGQPFIMVALSVLAVAGLDKREAGSASAVFSMLRNLGGAIGTAALTQVVATRERFHSERIHEQVSVFSPGLQERLGQALHTWLPAQQQILEGVANTVRREAYLMAYSDAFYVSFVALVGCAVAALILRAQRAK, from the coding sequence ATGAGCACTGAGCAACCTGTCTCGCTGCGTGCCTGGGTGGCGGTGCTCGGTGGCTTGTTCGGCTGTTTCATGGCGGGCATGAACGTGCACGTGACCAGCGCGGCGTTGCCAGAAATCCGCGGCTCGCTCGGTGCCAGTTTCGAGGAAGGCTCATGGATCTCCACCGCTTACCTGGTCGCCGAGATCGTCATGATTCCCTTGACCGCCTGGCTGGTCGAAGTGTTCTCCATGCGCCGGGTGATGTGGACAGGGTCGTTCATCTTCCTGCTGGCTTCGATTGCCTGCTCATGGGCACCCAACCTCGAAGCGATGATCATCATCCGGGTTATCCAGGGAGCGGCCGGTGCTGTACTCATCCCGCTTTCCTTCCAGCTGATCATCACTGAATTGCCGGCCAGCAAGATGGCCATGGGCATGGCACTGTTCAGCCTGGCGAACAGTGTGGCGCAGGCGGCGGGGCCGTCGATCGGTGGCTGGCTGACGGATGCCTATTCCTGGCGCTGGATCTTCTACCTGCAACTGGCCCCCGGCATTGCCTTGCTGGCGGCCATTTCCTGGTCGATCGAAGCCAGGCCGATGAAGCTCGAACTGCTGCGCCACGGCGACTGGGTGGGGATTGCTGCCATGGTGGTCGGCCTTGGCGGGCTGCAGATCGTGCTGGAGGAGGGCGGGCGGCTGGACTGGTTCGGCTCACGCTTCATCGTGGCGATGGCAGTGGTTGCGGCCATTGCCCTGGTGGTGTTTGTCGGTACCCAGCTCTATGGCAAGCGTGCATTCATCAACCTGCGGCTGCTCGGGCATTACAACTTCGGCGTCGCCAGCATTGCCATGTTCATTTTCGGTGCCGCGACCTTCGGCCTGGTGTTCCTGGTACCCAACTACCTGTCCCAGTTGCAAGGTTTCAGTGCCAGCGACGTGGGGGTGGCCCTGATTGCCTACGGCGTGGTGCAGTTGCTGCTGGCCCCGCTGATGCCACGGCTGATGGCCTGGACCAGTGCCAAGTTCATGGTCGCCAGCGGCTTCCTGATCATGGCGCTTGGCTGCTGGATGGGCGCGAGCCTCAACGCGGACAGCGCCGACAACATCATCATCCCGTCCACGGTGGTGCGTGGCATTGGCCAGCCGTTCATCATGGTGGCCCTTTCGGTACTGGCAGTCGCCGGCCTGGACAAGCGCGAAGCGGGTTCGGCCTCGGCGGTTTTCTCGATGTTGCGCAACCTCGGCGGCGCAATCGGCACCGCCGCCCTCACGCAGGTCGTGGCCACCCGCGAGCGTTTTCACAGCGAACGCATTCATGAGCAGGTGTCGGTGTTCTCCCCGGGGTTGCAGGAGCGGCTTGGGCAGGCCTTGCACACCTGGCTGCCGGCGCAGCAACAAATACTCGAGGGGGTGGCAAACACAGTTCGTCGCGAAGCCTATCTGATGGCTTACAGCGACGCTTTTTATGTTTCATTTGTAGCGCTGGTGGGGTGTGCGGTGGCGGCACTCATATTGAGGGCACAACGGGCCAAGTAA